CGGTGGTGCACACACCGCCGTCGGCGCCGCCGACCCGCTGGTTCCGCATTCTGGCCGGGGCCACGCTGGCGGTCGCCCTGCTGGTTAGCGCGGATACCATTCGCCAGGCGGTGCAGCAATACTCCCTAGGGCTGTTCCAGGCCCCAGGGATCGGCCAGGCTCAGTTTTTGAGCTGGCTGATCGCCCTATTCGGCTTGTTCCTGGGCGGGGTGTTTGCTGCGGCGGGCAGTCCGGCGGGATTGCGCCACGGAGCGTTCACGGGTCTGCTGGCCGCCCCGGTCGTATTGGCCTTTGCCATGCAGCAGGACGCCCTGCCCACACCGCTGGAATACACCCTCACCCGTGCGGGGCTAGCCGGCGTACCGTTGAGCGATCCGATCGCCGCCGCTTTAGTCCTCGGCGGGATTCTGGCTAGCTGCACGCTGGGAGGATGGTTCGGCTCGGCTTTGTTTCCCCCGCTGGTGCCACCGGCCTTACGCCGCCCGATCCGCCACGAGATGGCCTGATTTCTCCTCGACCGGCGGGAAAGGGATCGTTCAGGGCGGCCTTTTTAGGAGCTACTGCTTGCCTAAGAGCCATCGCTTACGTAAGGGCCACCGCTTATGTAAGAGCCATCGCTTGCGGGGCCGAAGGAACTGCCGGTCGGCTTTCTCGGCAAGCGTGAAAAATTGCGGCGGGGGTACAACCGCGGGGGAAAGGAACCATTTTCCGAGTTGGCGTGCGAAGAATCTGGCTGCTAGACTTGTGTGATGGTTCAGAGCAGCCTGGGGTTTCCCTGGGGTTTCCCGCAGGGCCGGCCTGAGCCAGGGAGCAGGTATCTCTTCATGATCGGACGCATCTTTTTGGGGCGGTACGAAGCCCGCCGCTTGCTGGGCGAGGGGGGGATGGGGCGGGTCTATCTCGCCCGGCAGGTGGACACCGGACGGGATGTCGTCGTCAAAGTCATGCATGAGCAGATCGCCCATGACCCCAAGTTCCGCGACCGCTTCGAGCGGGAGATGGAGCTAATGCGGCGCTTCCGCCATCCCGGCGCGGTGCAACTGTACGAAGCCGACCTGAACAATCCCACCGGCCCTTGCCTGGTCATGGAGTACGTCAAAGGGGTGAACCTGGAGACCCTGCTGGCCCGCAGCGGGCGGATGAGTCCGGCACGCGTCGGACGGATCATCGGCGAATTGTGCGAAGTGCTCCAGGCCGCCCACGATGAAAACATCATCCACCGCGATCTCAAGCCGGCCAACCTCATGATCATCGACCCGGACACTCCTCGCGAGCGGGTCAAGGTCATGGACTTCGGCCTGGCCAAACTCCTGGATAAAGAGGACTTGATCAAGAAGGTCACCGACACCAACGTGGATTTCGCCGTGGGCACGCCGGGGTACATCTGCCCGGAGCAGGTACGGGGCGAAGAGATGGACCACCGCGGCGACATCTACTCGGTCGGCGTCATCATGTACGAGCTGCTCACGGGCCGCCTGCCCTTTGTGGGGGGCAGCAGCATGGACATTCTACTGGCCCATGCGACGGAGCCGCCGCCCCGCTTCGCCGAAATCGGCCTCAAAGGGGTGGTGCCGCCGGAGATCGAAGAGCTGGTCTTGCAATGCCTAGCCAAGGACCCGGCGGATCGGCCCCAGCAAGCCCGCGACCTGGCCGAACGCTACGACACCGCCCTGGTCCGCTGGGAAAGCCAACAGGAGGAACGCCTGGCCCGGCAGCGGCCCCAACCCGGCTCCAGCCACCTGCTCCCGGTCAGTCCTTCCACGCCCACCCCGCCGCCTCGCAGCTCCACGGCTGAAGGCAGCGACGCCCTCACCTTCCAAATGGAAGCCTGGCTCCCCGAACGGATCGCCTTGATGAAACTCCGCGGCTTCGTCTATGACGCTGGCGGCGAAGTGCTCGACAGCCAACCGGGATGCGTGGTCGTCCGGCTCGGCGGCAAACGTACCGGCTTGTCCTGGTTCGGCCTTGCCCGCCGTGCTACCGGACCTCTCGATGTCGAATTGCACCTGACCCACGCCCATCCCCAGGAACCCAACCGCCTGACCGTCCAGGTCGTCTTCCGTCCCTCCCATCCCAGCTTGCTGGACGATCCCCAGTGGCAAAAGCGCTGCTCCGACGTCTTCGTGCAACTGCGCTCCTACCTCATGGGCCGGGTCACGTCCTGAAACCGATTCGCGGCTATCGCACCGCGCCGCTTTCGATCGCGTCTGACCTAGTCCGCTCCGTTTGTCCTTCCCTCAATCATCCTCGTCTTCTGAGGCAGAGTCTGAGGCAGAGACGGAAAGGACAACGAATGCGTCCGCAGGAGTAAGAGGCGAGGCGCTTGGAAGGTCGCCGTCCGGCTCGCTGTGGGCAGCGGTCAGGGGACTGGAGGGGACGTAGGCGGCGGGGTGATCGCCGGCAGGGCGGGCAGAGGGGGCAGCGAAGGCGGCGTGTTGCCGATGCCGGTTTCCGGCGGGGGTGTGGGCAACACGATGTCCGGCGGCGGCACGGGGAGCGACAGGCGGGGCAGGCCGCTGTCACTGCTGCGCGACGGGGGTGGGCAACTGGGCACTGCGGGCAGACGGCGCTCCCGCCGGGGGAGGATGACACGACCGGAGGGGCGGAAGTAATCCCCCGGTGCCGGCTCCGCCGCGGTAGGTGGCGGTGGTGTGTCACTTCCACCTCCGCTGCTTCCGGCGGGCGGCCAGGTTCCCGGCGGCGATCCGCCCGGCGTGCGGGAGGATTCGGACCCCGGCGTCCGACCCGGTGCCCCAGAGGAGGAATTCGGACCCGGCGCGGACCGTCCTGTACTCCCTGGCGGCACCACCGGCGGCACCCCGGGCGGTTCCCCGGGACGCGGCAGGGGAACATCCTCCGGCAGCGGGGGCCGCGGCTGAGCGAACGGCGGCAGCTCCGAAAGCAACGGCGTACCGACCGCTGGACCGACCGGCTGCCCGCCGATGCCTGCCGCTCCCGCAGGAGGCGGAGCCAGGTCCCGCTCCCGCAGCTTGATCGCCGCTTCCGTCCGCTCCCGAATGTAATCCGCCGCCTTCTTCTGCACCCACGGCGGCGGCGGACCTTCCAGCACGCTCACGTTGTTGTACCGCTGGATCGTCCCCTTGGCGTACTCAAACGCCGCTAGGGCCGTGTTGTAATCCGCAATCGCCCGATGCTCCCGTGCGATCGCCTGCGCCAGTTGCTGCTGCACCGTCAAATAGTTCTGGTAAAATGCCTGATTCCACGTCCCAATGGCGATGACCTCGGCCACTTTGCCCAGATACATCTGCAAATACTCGCGCTCCGCCCGGCGGTAGCCAATGACCGTGTGGGCTTGAATCACCCGGCGGTACTGGGCCAGCAGATATTCCAGGGCTTTCATCTCAGCATCGCGCAGGGCGAAGTAGCTGCGGGCCAGGTTCAGTTGGGCTTCTCGTACGGAAGCGTTGGCGTCCCGCAGACCCAGGGGCATATCCAGGCGCAGCCCAATGGTCCAACTGTTGAACTGATTGTTGCCGAAGCTGGCCAGGGCGTTGCCGGGAATGGTGTTGGCCGGATCAGCGAATTCGCGGCCATCGAGGCGCGTGCCTAGCCCGGCGATGTCGTACTGGGCGAAGACCCGCAGGTCAGGCCGGCGCAGGTTCTTCTGGAGCAGCAGGTTGAGTTGCTGGGCTTTGAGGTCCTGCCGCAGTTGCAGCAGTTCCGGGCGGTGGGCCAGGGCTTCGTTGGCCGCCTCGTAGAAGTCCGGCACGTAGGGGGCCTCGTTGGGCTTGTCGATCGGGACCAAGCGGAAGCCGTCGTCGCTGCGCAAGCCGAGCAAGCCGCGCAGTTGCCGCTCCGCCTCCAGCACCTGCCCCCGCGCCTCGACCACATCCCCCCGGAAGCGCTCGAACTGCGCCCGCGCCTGATATTCACTCTGCGGCGGCTCATTCCCCGCCAGCACCCGCAAGCGGATGAACCGGTACCCCTCATACGCCTGCCGCAACCCCTCTTCCTGGGCGTAGAGATTGTAATACGCCGCATACAGGTTCCAGTACGCCGCCTCCACGTTGAGCAGCAGATAGTTGATCTTCACGTCGAAGTCGGTCCGCTGCTGGTCCAGGCGGATACGGCTGATCAGGATGCCTTCCGTACCTGCCCCGCCGCTCGGCGGCAAATTCAACAGCACACTGCCGGGATGGCTCGGTGACAACTGATTGACTTCCACTCCGAAGAGACGCAAGAGCGGCTGCTCCACCGTGAACTGCAAGCGCGGCGTGTAGTTGGGATTGACAAACCCGCCGAAAAAGGCCTGGGGCAATGCGGCAAACTTGGAGTAATCCGTGCTGAAGGTGATCCCCGCCACACCGCCGGTCGGCAACGGTTTGATCAAACTGCTGCTGAAGGAGGCGGCATCCCGCTGCTGCTGGAAGGCGATGAACTGCGCCGCCACGGGCTGGTCCACCTTCTGCCAGGTCATGGCCGTCACCCAGCGGGCGTCGAACTTGGACAGCGAACGTTCTAGCTCCGCCGCGGCAATGGCCGGATCGATGGCGAAGACCCGCACGGCGTCCGAACCCACCACGCCGCGGCCTGTGAATTGCCCCAAGGTGTCGTTCTTCAGGCCGGGATTGGTCGCCGATTGGATGCCCGTGTTCCCCTGTTCCAGGGCCAGGGCGATGCATTCCTTGAGCGTGATGTAGCGCGGCGGGCGTTCCGGATCGAGCACCGTTGCCGGGCCGTTGCCGATCCGCTGCACCACGCTGGGCGTGATCGGATCGTGCGGCCGGTCCTCCAGGGCCGGAGGAAGCTGCTGCAAGACCGCATCCTTGTAATCCCCCGGTTCCAGAAAAATGGGCTGCCGGCAGCCGCTCAATCCGCTTGCCGCCACCCAGCCGGCCAACGCCCCGCGAATCCAGCGTGACTTGAGCATGCACTCCCCCCGTCGGCGTGCCAGCGCAGGAGAGGGAACCTCCGCGTCACCGGGCATCGCTTCCTCTTCTTCATCGGCCAGCAAGCGGCGCAAAGTTTATCTAGTCTAACGGACTAAGCGAAAGAAACGAACTTGCGGACTGGGTAAGTGGGTCGAAACAAACGGGGCAAGCGGCTCAAAATAGAGCGGTGTCCGACTTCAGCCGAGTAGGAACTGCTCGGAATATGCTGTTCGGAATGATTTGGGCCAGCGACTCGGAGTGGGGCGGTACTCACTTCCCCTCTGGGATCGGCAAGCGGATGGTGAAGCGGGTTCCGTGGCCGGGGGTGCTCTGGACCTCGATGCTGCCGCCGTGGGTCTGGACAATGCGGCGGGTGATGGCCAGACCCAACCCGTGCCCGTTGGGCTTGGTGGAAAAAAACGGCTGGAAGAGCTTGGGCAAAATGGCGGGCGGAATGCCCACCCCGGTGTCAATCACCTCCAGGCACACCCAATTCCCCTCCCGGCGCCCCAGCAGCGTGAGCGTCCCGCCTTCCGGCATCGCTTGTTCCGCGTTGAGCAAAAGGTTGAGCAGGCATTGTTCAAACAGGTCCCGGTCCAGGAGCACAGCGGGCAGGTCCGGCGCCAGCAGCCAGTGAATCTCGATCCCTTTCTCGCGAGCCGTTGGCGAGAGGAAATCGACCAGCCGCGTGATCACATCTTCCAAAGCCACCGGCTGGAGATGCAGGTCCCGCACGCGGGCGAAGCGGAGGAAGTCCGCCGCCAGATCGACCAGCTTCTGGCATTCCTCCTGGAGGCGCTCGATCCGCTGCCGGGCGCGCCGTTCCCGCGGCGTCGCCGCTTCCGGCAAATCCTCCGCCAACAGTTGCAGATTCAGCGACACCGCCCCGATGCGGTTTTTGATCTCGTGAATGAAGCCGCCCGCCGCCTGGGCCAGCTCCTGATACGCCGCCAAAAGGTCGTTCCCGCCGGAGGGTGCCGGACTGCTTTCCCCTGGACGCGGTCCCGCCGCCGCGGCACCTCCCTCACCCCCTCTGGCTTCAGAAGCCGGGGAGCTGGCATCGTCCGAGGAGGGAGAAGTAGCCGTGGGGGCACTGGCCGGCGCCGCGGGGGGCAAGGGCGGGGTAGCAGCCGATGGCGACGACGAAGGAGAAGCGTCCGAAGCCGTCGGCGGTTCGTCCGAGACGGGGGTTGAGTCCGTCGTATTCGCTGGAGCTGGCGGGGGGGACGCCGAGGAGGCAGCCGAGATGGACGCCGAAGAGCCGCTCATGATACGCCCTCACTCACCGGCGGACGTTTGGGGAATGGATCGCGGGGAATGCGGCGTTCGTTCTTCGGAGAGCGCCGGGGAGGGGTTCCTCTCCACGGGGGAACTCGCGGTTCGCGGCGGACGGCTTCGGCGGTGCATTTGGCCCCACGCGGTGCCTTAGCGGCGGGGTGTCGGGGAGGGAGTCCGCCCGCGACTGCGGTCCCCATTGCCGCCGTTGTCGCCCCCGCCCGCCGTCAGCAGCGCCTTGCGGGAGAGCTTGATCCGGCCCTGGTCGTCGATGGCGATGACCTTGACCAGGACGCGGTCGCCCACTTGCACCACATCCTCCACACGGCCCACGTAGCCGACATCCAGCTCCGAGATGTGGCACAGGCCGTCACGTCCGGGGGCGATCTCGATGAAAGCCCCGAACTCCTTGATGGAGATCACCTTGCCCTCGTAGATCGCTCCGATGCGGATTTCCGCACCCAGGGCTTCGATCCGGCGGCGGGCTTCCTCCACCCCGGCGCTGTCGGTCCCCGCGATGGACACCGTGCCGTCATCCTGCACCTCGATCTTCGTCGCCGTCTCATCTTGCAGAGCACGGATGTTCTTGCCTCCTGGACCGATGAGCAAACCGATCTTGTCCGGCGCAATCCGGGTGGTGACCAGCCGCGGGGCATAGGCGCTGATCTCCTTGCGCGGGGCGGACAAGCTCTGGAGCATGATCTTGAGAATCTGCATCCGCGCCTCACGGGCCTGATCCAACGCCTGCCGGATGATTGGCTCCGTGATCCCTTCGATCTTGATGTCCAACTGCACCCCCGTGATTCCCTTCTGCGTCCCCGCCACCTTGAAGTCCATGTCCCCGTAGTGGTCCTCATCCCCCTGGATGTCCGTCAGCAGGGCGTAACGTTCCCCTTCGGTCACCAGGCCGATGGAAATCCCCGCCACGGGACGCTTGATGGGCACCCCCGCATCCATCAGGGCCAGGGTTCCTCCGCACACGGTCGCCATGCTCGAAGAACCGTTGGATTCCAGAATCTCCGAGACCAGGCGGATGGTGTAGGGGAAGCGTGTCGGCGGCGGAATGACCGCCTTGAGCGACCGCTCGGCCAGCATGCCGTGGCCGATCTCCCGCCGGCCCGGTCCGCGGATCGGCTTGCACTCCCCCACCGAATACGGCGGGAAGTTGTAGTCCAGCATGAACTTCTTGGAGTATTCCTCGAAGAGGTCATCGACCTTCTGCTCATCGGCGATGGTGCCCAGAGTGGCCACGACCAGGGCCTGGGTTTCCCCACGCTGGAAGACGGCTGAGCCGTGTGTCCGCGGCAACACCGCCACTTCGCAGGAGACCGGCCGCAATTCCCGGTGGCCTCGCCCGTCGATCCGCGTGCCGCTGAGCGTGATCTCCTTGAAAATCCGCTCCCGCAAGGCGGCGAACGCCTCGTAAATCTGCACCAGGTTGTACTTCGGCTTGCCGCTCTCATCCACCTGCACAAGATACTCCGCCTGAATGCGCTGCTTGAGTTCTTCGATGGCCGCCAGGCGCTGCTGCTTCCCTTTGGTCAGGTAGCGCTCGCGGAACTCCGCGCCGAAGCGGGCGTGGAACTCATCAACCAGCGGATTGGGCGGCGGCGGCGCCGGCAACTCCTTGGCCGGCAAACCTGCTGCTTCCCGCAGCCGCTCGATGGCGGTGATCGTCTCCTGACAGTAGCGGTGGGCCGTCAGAATGGCCTCGGCCATGTCCGCTTCCGGCAGCTCGCGGGCGAACCCTTCGATCATGCAGACGGCCTCGCGCGTCCCCGCCACCACCAGGTCCAGATCGCTCTCTTCCAGTTGTTCCACGCTGGGCATGACCACCCATTGTCCCGCCAGGCGCCCCAACCGCACGGCCCCATACGGCTTGAGGAAGGGAATGTCCGAGATGTGCAGAGCCGCACTGGCGCCGATCATCGCCAACACATCGGGATCGTTCTCCTTGTCCACCGACAGCACCGTGGCGTGGATCTGCACCTCGTTCGTGTAATTCGGGGGAAAGAGCGGACGGGTGGGC
The Thermogemmata fonticola DNA segment above includes these coding regions:
- a CDS encoding serine/threonine protein kinase — its product is MIGRIFLGRYEARRLLGEGGMGRVYLARQVDTGRDVVVKVMHEQIAHDPKFRDRFEREMELMRRFRHPGAVQLYEADLNNPTGPCLVMEYVKGVNLETLLARSGRMSPARVGRIIGELCEVLQAAHDENIIHRDLKPANLMIIDPDTPRERVKVMDFGLAKLLDKEDLIKKVTDTNVDFAVGTPGYICPEQVRGEEMDHRGDIYSVGVIMYELLTGRLPFVGGSSMDILLAHATEPPPRFAEIGLKGVVPPEIEELVLQCLAKDPADRPQQARDLAERYDTALVRWESQQEERLARQRPQPGSSHLLPVSPSTPTPPPRSSTAEGSDALTFQMEAWLPERIALMKLRGFVYDAGGEVLDSQPGCVVVRLGGKRTGLSWFGLARRATGPLDVELHLTHAHPQEPNRLTVQVVFRPSHPSLLDDPQWQKRCSDVFVQLRSYLMGRVTS
- the pnp gene encoding polyribonucleotide nucleotidyltransferase, whose translation is MSAQPARVEYPLGNRTLVLETGRLARQAHGAVLARYGDTAVIVAVVAGGAIPGRDFFPLQVEYRERTYAAGKFPGGFIKRETRPTTKEILTSRLIDRPTRPLFPPNYTNEVQIHATVLSVDKENDPDVLAMIGASAALHISDIPFLKPYGAVRLGRLAGQWVVMPSVEQLEESDLDLVVAGTREAVCMIEGFARELPEADMAEAILTAHRYCQETITAIERLREAAGLPAKELPAPPPPNPLVDEFHARFGAEFRERYLTKGKQQRLAAIEELKQRIQAEYLVQVDESGKPKYNLVQIYEAFAALRERIFKEITLSGTRIDGRGHRELRPVSCEVAVLPRTHGSAVFQRGETQALVVATLGTIADEQKVDDLFEEYSKKFMLDYNFPPYSVGECKPIRGPGRREIGHGMLAERSLKAVIPPPTRFPYTIRLVSEILESNGSSSMATVCGGTLALMDAGVPIKRPVAGISIGLVTEGERYALLTDIQGDEDHYGDMDFKVAGTQKGITGVQLDIKIEGITEPIIRQALDQAREARMQILKIMLQSLSAPRKEISAYAPRLVTTRIAPDKIGLLIGPGGKNIRALQDETATKIEVQDDGTVSIAGTDSAGVEEARRRIEALGAEIRIGAIYEGKVISIKEFGAFIEIAPGRDGLCHISELDVGYVGRVEDVVQVGDRVLVKVIAIDDQGRIKLSRKALLTAGGGDNGGNGDRSRGRTPSPTPRR
- a CDS encoding TolC family protein — encoded protein: MPGDAEVPSPALARRRGECMLKSRWIRGALAGWVAASGLSGCRQPIFLEPGDYKDAVLQQLPPALEDRPHDPITPSVVQRIGNGPATVLDPERPPRYITLKECIALALEQGNTGIQSATNPGLKNDTLGQFTGRGVVGSDAVRVFAIDPAIAAAELERSLSKFDARWVTAMTWQKVDQPVAAQFIAFQQQRDAASFSSSLIKPLPTGGVAGITFSTDYSKFAALPQAFFGGFVNPNYTPRLQFTVEQPLLRLFGVEVNQLSPSHPGSVLLNLPPSGGAGTEGILISRIRLDQQRTDFDVKINYLLLNVEAAYWNLYAAYYNLYAQEEGLRQAYEGYRFIRLRVLAGNEPPQSEYQARAQFERFRGDVVEARGQVLEAERQLRGLLGLRSDDGFRLVPIDKPNEAPYVPDFYEAANEALAHRPELLQLRQDLKAQQLNLLLQKNLRRPDLRVFAQYDIAGLGTRLDGREFADPANTIPGNALASFGNNQFNSWTIGLRLDMPLGLRDANASVREAQLNLARSYFALRDAEMKALEYLLAQYRRVIQAHTVIGYRRAEREYLQMYLGKVAEVIAIGTWNQAFYQNYLTVQQQLAQAIAREHRAIADYNTALAAFEYAKGTIQRYNNVSVLEGPPPPWVQKKAADYIRERTEAAIKLRERDLAPPPAGAAGIGGQPVGPAVGTPLLSELPPFAQPRPPLPEDVPLPRPGEPPGVPPVVPPGSTGRSAPGPNSSSGAPGRTPGSESSRTPGGSPPGTWPPAGSSGGGSDTPPPPTAAEPAPGDYFRPSGRVILPRRERRLPAVPSCPPPSRSSDSGLPRLSLPVPPPDIVLPTPPPETGIGNTPPSLPPLPALPAITPPPTSPPVP
- a CDS encoding two-component system sensor histidine kinase NtrB codes for the protein MSGSSASISAASSASPPPAPANTTDSTPVSDEPPTASDASPSSSPSAATPPLPPAAPASAPTATSPSSDDASSPASEARGGEGGAAAAGPRPGESSPAPSGGNDLLAAYQELAQAAGGFIHEIKNRIGAVSLNLQLLAEDLPEAATPRERRARQRIERLQEECQKLVDLAADFLRFARVRDLHLQPVALEDVITRLVDFLSPTAREKGIEIHWLLAPDLPAVLLDRDLFEQCLLNLLLNAEQAMPEGGTLTLLGRREGNWVCLEVIDTGVGIPPAILPKLFQPFFSTKPNGHGLGLAITRRIVQTHGGSIEVQSTPGHGTRFTIRLPIPEGK